A region of the Echeneis naucrates chromosome 15, fEcheNa1.1, whole genome shotgun sequence genome:
TTTTCCCAGGACATGTTGTGTTGGTAGGTTTCACACTGCTAACAGACTGGTAGTGGCTTGAAGAAGAGATTTAGTTGAGATTAAGAAACACAGTGGTTCATCTCATTGGTCATTTGCATTTCTTAGACATTGTAATTTCTCACTAACGATTTTTACAAATTGCTCCTTTAGGCTTTCTAAAGAATTTCTCTCCACTATTGTAAATTCATAGTTGACAGTAAGTTTCTATTAATGGTGTGGAGGAGATTAGGATTCTTTTGGATTATATCAGAAAATAAACGAGTTAGTAGAGATGAGGACAGCTGAACATGAGAAGAACAGTTCATcacactgtgaaaatgtgactgtAGTCCTttcttgctgcttttttttgttgttttcttctattgATTTCAGTGACCCAGGTTTGAGACTTGTTTACTTGATACTTGTTTGACCCCGCCAGGCAAAATATTCCTTGGAACATGCGTAAATAACATCTCCACAATGTGGTGACTTTTCAGTAAGTCACTGATggcaaacaacacaaacaagcctGGCTGTCCCTGTGCTGCTGTTCCTTTGTGGAAACTTTTTACCCCCTCCAGGATGTGCTTGCATCATCCTACTAAAGTCAACATGCGGAGGGACATTGGGTGgtctctttctcccctcctaCAGACCTATTTATCTATAGAAGCAGCTTGTCAGTACATAGCGGGCTGTGAGTCATTGCAGCAGAGCCCCTGACTCAATGCTGCTTTGGTTAATCAGTAACAAGAGTTGGAGCACCCCGGGCAGCTGGCTTGGTTAAAGTGAGGGAGCAGGGGAGTCAGGACCTCATTCAGCACCTCActtagcagcagcagaagacactCACGGTAAGAGCAAACTTTGAGTTTGTTTCAGTAATTGCCTTTCACATAAACTAATGTCGAAGTTTAGAGAACAGATGGTCCATCCATTAACtctttcaaaagtaaaaaattatggaCTTTTTGGTTTAACTTGAAAGTTATCTAGTATAAGGAAATAAACTCTACAACTAATTTCTTTGTATACTCCACTGAAACACAAGATTAGGATGACTCCAATCATAGCATAAGGAACTTAATAGAAAATACTTTTGATAATGAATCAAGTAGGCTTTTGACCTCTGTCATCACATCGCAGGGTACACCTGGAAGTGTACAGCTTTATTGATCAGGAACCAAGGCCATGTCCTGTGGTACATGTTCAAATCAGGGAAAATCTAGTGTTTGCTAACTTCCTCCAAGAGTCCATGGTTCACATTACTGCATATTCAACTCAAAGGATAAAGTCCCATTTTTGACTTAGGGTACTAACTCaagttcttcttcttcctgcctgGCTTGATGCAGAAAAAGTCTTCATAAATGAGAAAAGTTGTCAGTTAAACTTAGATGGCCAAGCACAGTAGGAAGCACTGTTGGGAGCTTCAACAACAGCTAAATGAATTTGtcaatgtatttaattttgtttttattctataCTTCATGTTTTGCAACTTATGGTTATCTATCTAAATCTAGCATGGGTTTACTTGTATAGTTATTGCAACAAAAACTATTATATTATCCAAATTAAGTTTGTAAACAGTTACAAACTTGCGCAAACTCAGATGCATGTAGATGTGTCTTCATTATCTATGTGACCCCGATTGCAAAGCGAACGCCTGTTCTTAGTCACTGACAGGAGAGAAGAATCAAAAAGAGTGATCAATCAATCAGTGACACGGCACTTTATGCCCAGTGTTCCTGCCAGCCATTCCTGTCAGACTTGGATAGTCAGATTCAGCCAGATTTCTTCTGATGAAAGCCGCACTAACAGACCATCCAAAACGCAGCAATCACCAAGAGATGCCTAACAGACAGCCTGTGTTTCCATAAACTCGATTCATTTTAAACTGAGAATATCTGTCGTCATCCACAGAGTAATTTCGAGGAAAAATGCAGAGCTCTCTTCTAGTCCTCCTACTATGCTGCTGCCTGTCAGGAAGTCAGGCTAACCGTGTCTATGTTCATCCCTTCCATCTCTTTGCCACGGACAACGTCACCTGTGAGACACTGCAGTCCCAGACGTCAAAGCCCCTGGAGACGCTTCCTGTGTCCCTTCTTGATATCGATGTGCTGACACCAGACAGCAGGGAACAGTCAAAAGGGGATGCTCAGAGGCAGAACATCACAGAGAGGACGGCTGTTCTGGCAGGGCTGTTGAACTCTCTAGGCCTGAGGGTGTATCAGGCGCTCAGCAGCAAGCAGCACAGTACCAACACCCTCTTCTCTCCAGTGAACACCTATGGGTCCCTCATCACTTTCTACCTGGGAGCCTCTAAGAAGACAGCACGCCTATTCCAGGTTTTTACTTTAGATTTGTTCTCCCAGTCCTCAAGAGGACTTTTTGAATAAAGGTAGAACTGATATGATCTGGTAATCAGTTCTtgtattttagaaataaatcttTCCCAatccttttctttccttgcaGCTTCTTCTGGGCCTGAACAGACACACTGACCGAGAGGACTGCGTGTCCTTAGTGGATGGACACAAAGTTCTCAAGACTTTGCAGAGCATTAACTCTGTGGTCGGCAATGGATCCAAAGATGAGGTCACCACCCAGGTCTGGGCTTTCACTCGCCAGAATGTTCAGCTGTCTGAGGAGTTTCTTCAGGGCACACAGGACTTCTCAGATGCATCGTTCATCCGTAGTGTGGACTTCTCCAAACCTCAGGAGGCTGAGCAACTGCTCAACAGCTTTGTGGAGAAGACATCACAAGGGACAGTGAAGAACATCTTCAAAGATCTCAACTCCAGCGTTGaccttctgtttatttcttcctTCAACTTTCAAGGTCTGTCTCTGTTGAGTTAGTTTGTAATTTCAAAGACAGAGATTGGATTGTTTACTGACCCAAATGCTGATACACCAAGCTGCAACCCTTCAAATATAAGCATTCAAAGTAAAATAGTGCACCTCGCCCTGCAGTATCTGACTGTGGTTTGGTTTGATCGTTTCTATTTAGGCAACTGGAGGACAGCCTTCCAGCCAGAGGAGACTACCTTACAGGAGTTTCATGTGGATGACACAACCACAGTGATGGTTCCACTGATGACTCATAGGGGTCGGTTCCACTACTTGAAAGATAaggtaaaaacattttttcaacagAATTGTTTTCATGATGGTTGGCCCATCTGCATATTTTAGtttgctgtaaaatgtgaaatgacttTGTGTCAAACCTTATTGACGTCACTAATCTCTATGTCCTTGTTTTGTTACTCTGAAGCTGCGGCGCTGCACTGTTGTGAAGCTGTCTTTGAGCAAAAGGTCATACATGTTACTGGTCCTGCCTCACGAAGGGGCCAACCTCCACGACATCGAGTCAAAGCTGCGTGCAGATGTCATGTCTGCCTGGCACCAGAGCCTCCAGGAAGggtgagcatttttttttttttttttttttggacaaaatcaTCCAGACTTGATGTCACTTTCCACTCTTGTTTTCATGGCTTGAAATGACTGGAAATCGGAAGCACGTTTGTCCCTTTAACTTTTAACAACTCATGTTATGGGACTACTGAATCAATTTTTAATGCCAAAATCTTCATGTAATTTTATGCATATTTTGAGTAAGTAAAATGTATTATAAGGGATTACAGGCAAGATTGCAACATTTACTTCTTTGATTATTTCAAAATTGTCCTCGGAAACAGTGTGTGTATTGTATTGACAACAGGCCTTTgttgtctcagtgtctcagacAATAATGCAATAATGCGTTATCATATCAACATGGAGCAAATAAGGATATGGATTTTTAGAAGGAGTGAGATACAATCCTATTTTagttcaaattgtttttatcTTGAAATTTAAACTTCTGCTTCTAATCTTTATGACCCAGTCTGTTGGAGTTGTCACTGCCAAAGTTCTCCATGTCCTCTGAGACTGATCTGAATGAACTGCTGACCAACATGGATCCAGTAGTCGAGGCTCAACTGTTGGGCTCCCAAGCTGAGTTCAGCCAACTCAGCAACACGAAGCCCTTCACTATAGATAAGGTGAACTAGATAGTAATTTCaccaaatcaaaaacaaagaactacaacaataacaacaaaaaaacacagattataCTTACTATGTGTGCATCACTCAcacatctctctttctcctctcaggCCATCAACAAGGTGCTGTTTAAGATGTCAGAAGAAGGAGCAAAACCCCTGCACAAGATACAAGAAGTTGGTGCTCCTCTTAAAGTGTCCATCAACcgtcctttcttcttttctgtcataGATGGAGACTCTAATGCCATCCTGATTCTGGGAAAGATCACAAACCCTATGCTTTAAACTTACAGGTTATTACACAATATAATCCCAACAAAAACCTCTGACATGAGAAATGTCCAACATACCAGCCCTGGATAACACCCttgtttttcatataaaaacaagtGGCTGCATACATTACACGAGGAAGGAACTACAACCTCACACAACATAAATCCTTAAGTATTCAACAGTgaatgtcaatttttttttccctttcgCTACCAACTTGATCTTCTCTATAAACTCAGAAATTGCTCAGGATCCAGTCTCAGTATTTATGGAAACCTGTTACCTGACTTCTTGTCAAGCAGTCTCTTAaaatcttgttgtttttttttcctcttaaataTATTACAGCAGTGTTCTGTACAGTATTTTTCAGTAGAGTAGGTACAGTAACAACAATTGATTGACTAATACATTGTATATTGTAAC
Encoded here:
- the agt gene encoding angiotensinogen; this encodes MQSSLLVLLLCCCLSGSQANRVYVHPFHLFATDNVTCETLQSQTSKPLETLPVSLLDIDVLTPDSREQSKGDAQRQNITERTAVLAGLLNSLGLRVYQALSSKQHSTNTLFSPVNTYGSLITFYLGASKKTARLFQLLLGLNRHTDREDCVSLVDGHKVLKTLQSINSVVGNGSKDEVTTQVWAFTRQNVQLSEEFLQGTQDFSDASFIRSVDFSKPQEAEQLLNSFVEKTSQGTVKNIFKDLNSSVDLLFISSFNFQGNWRTAFQPEETTLQEFHVDDTTTVMVPLMTHRGRFHYLKDKLRRCTVVKLSLSKRSYMLLVLPHEGANLHDIESKLRADVMSAWHQSLQEGLLELSLPKFSMSSETDLNELLTNMDPVVEAQLLGSQAEFSQLSNTKPFTIDKAINKVLFKMSEEGAKPLHKIQEVGAPLKVSINRPFFFSVIDGDSNAILILGKITNPML